Proteins encoded by one window of Vigna radiata var. radiata cultivar VC1973A chromosome 5, Vradiata_ver6, whole genome shotgun sequence:
- the LOC106761692 gene encoding oligopeptide transporter 2 gives MATIEIERERAESPKDATGDDDVSPIEEVRMVVSNEDNPNEPVWTFRMWFLGIMAVALLSFLNTFFGYRSQPLTVTMISVQVATLPIGRFMAKVLPRRKVRIRGREFSLNPGPFNRKEHVLISIFANAGAAFGNGSAYAVGIVDIIRAFYGRKISLLASWLLVSTTQVLGYGWAGIMKKYVVEPAQMWWPGTLVQVSLFRALHEKEGKRMSKEKFFIIALTCSFAWYVVPGYLFPTLSIISWVCWIFPHSVTAHQLGSGKNGLGLGSFSLDWTTIASFLGNPLVTPFFAIANVLAGYVLFIYLIIPIAYWGLHLYSANNFPIYSSNLFTSHGDDYNVTAIVNQKFEIDMQAYEKQGLVNLSVFFAISYGFGFAAIAASLTHVAIFNGREIYEQFRSSQSGKEDIHTRLMKKYKPIPNWWFHVTLLVSFLLALLLCTVMKDQVQMPWWGLIFAAGLALTFTLPISIITATTNQSPGLNIITEYIMGVILPGEPIANVCFKTYGYISMSQAVSFLSDFKLGHYMKIPPRSMFIVQVIGTLIAGTVDVGVAWWLLGSIKNICKQDLLPENSPWTCPGDHVFFDASVIWGLVGPRRIFGSLGKYQKLNWFFLIGAVGPVGIWALQKVFPKQHWISLIHLPVLLGATASMPPASTVNFNSWIVVGTIFNYFVFKYRKNWWKRYNYVLAAALDAGLAFMTVLIYFALLMEGKGIQWWGTDEHCPLAECPTAKGLIAEGCPVF, from the exons ATGGCCACCATCGAGATAGAACGCGAGCGGGCGGAGAGTCCGAAAGACGCAACAGGCGACGATGACGTTTCGCCGATAGAGGAGGTTCGGATGGTTGTGTCGAACGAAGACAATCCGAACGAGCCGGTCTGGACGTTCCGCATGTGGTTCCTGGGGATCATGGCGGTGGCGTTGCTCTCGTTCCTGAACACATTTTTCGGTTACCGTAGCCAGCCGCTGACGGTGACGATGATATCGGTTCAGGTGGCGACGCTTCCCATCGGACGCTTCATGGCGAAGGTTCTCCCGAGAAGGAAGGTTCGGATAAGAGGGAGAGAATTTTCACTGAATCCTGGCCCCTTCAACAGAAAGGAGCACGTGCTGATATCCATATTCGCGAATGCGGGTGCCGCTTTTGGAAACGGTTCTGCTTATGCTGTTGGCATTGTGGATATAATACGCGCGTTTTATGGGAGGAAGATTAGCTTATTGGCTAGTTGGCTCTTGGTCTCGACCACACAG GTGTTAGGGTATGGATGGGCGGGGATAATGAAGAAGTACGTGGTGGAGCCCGCCCAGATGTGGTGGCCCGGTACTCTGGTCCAAGTCTCTCTCTTCAG AGCTTTGCATGAGAAAGAAGGGAAGCGAATGTCAAAAgagaaattttttatcatcGCACTTACCTGCAGCTTCGCGTGGTACGTGGTCCCTGGCTACCTATTTCCGACGTTGTCGATAATTTCGTGGGTGTGCTGGATATTTCCACACTCAGTTACTGCTCATCAACTTGGGTCCGGCAAGAATGGACTTGGTTTGGGTTCTTTTTCTCTTGACTGGACCACCATTGCTTCATTCCTTGGCAATCCCCTTGTCACTCCTTTCTTTGCAATAGCAAACGTCTTAGCGGGTTACGTTTTATTCATCTATCTCATCATACCCATTGCATATTGGGGACTTCATCTTTACAGTGCCAACAACTTTCCCATATACTCTTCTAATCTATTCACTTCCCATGGAGACGATTATAATGTTACGGCCATTGTCAATCAAAAGTTTGAGATAGACATGCAAGCATACGAGAAACAAGGTCTAGTCAACTTGAGTGTCTTCTTTGCTATTAGTTATGGCTTTGGTTTTGCTGCCATTGCCGCATCCCTCACTCATGTTGCCATATTTAACGGAAG GGAGATATATGAACAATTCCGATCTTCACAATCTGGAAAGGAAGACATCCACACAAGACTGATGAAGAAATACAAGCCAATACCTAATTGGTGGTTTCATGTGACGCTTTTAGTTTCCTTTCTACTTGCACTTTTACTGTGTACTGTCATGAAAGATCAGGTACAAATGCCATGGTGGGGTCTCATCTTTGCAGCTGGCCTTGCACTTACTTTTACTCTCCCCATTAGCATCATAACGGCCACCACGAATCAG AGTCCAGGATTGAATATCATTACTGAATACATCATGGGTGTGATCTTACCGGGAGAACCAATAGCAAACGTTTGTTTTAAGACATATGGGTACATAAGTATGTCACAGGCTGTTTCCTTTCTATCTGATTTCAAACTAGGACATTATATGAAGATTCCGCCTCGGTCCATGTTCATCGTTCAG GTTATAGGGACTCTGATAGCAGGAACCGTGGATGTTGGTGTGGCCTGGTGGTTGCTAGGTTCAATAAAGAATATATGCAAACAAGATTTACTGCCCGAAAACAGTCCATGGACGTGCCCTGGTGATCATGTTTTCTTTGATGCATCTGTGATCTGGGGTTTGGTTGGTCCAAGGAGGATTTTCGGTAGTCTAGGGAAATACCAAAAGCTGAATTGGTTCTTCTTAATAGGAGCAGTGGGACCAGTTGGTATATGGGCACTCCAGAAAGTGTTTCCAAAACAACATTGGATATCCTTAATTCACCTTCCTGTACTTCTTGGAGCAACTGCAAGCATGCCACCGGCTAGCACAGTGAACTTCAATTCATGGATTGTTGTTGGCAcaatctttaattattttgtgttcAAATATAGGAAGAATTGGTGGAAGCGGTATAATTATGTGCTAGCTGCAGCTTTGGACGCCGGATTGGCTTTCATGACTGTTCTTATATACTTTGCACTTTTGATGGAAGGTAAAGGCATTCAATGGTGGGGAACTGATGAGCACTGTCCACTGGCTGAATGTCCAACAGCAAAAGGTCTAATTGCTGAAGGCTGTCCTGTCTTCTGA
- the LOC106762400 gene encoding CBL-interacting serine/threonine-protein kinase 8 isoform X1, with translation MVLRKVGKYEIGRTIGEGTFAKVKFAQNTETGESVAMKVLDRSTIIKHKMVDQIKREISIMKLVRHPYVVRLYEVLASRTKIYIILEFITGGELFDKIIHHGRLSEADSRKYFQQLIDGVDYCHSKGVYHRDLKPENLLLDSLGNIKISDFGLSALPEQGVSILRTTCGTPNYVAPEVLSHKGYNGAVADVWSCGVILYVLLAGYLPFDELDLTTLYSKIERAEFSCPPWFPVAAKILINRILDPNPETRITIEQIRNDEWFQRSYVPVSLLEYEDVNLDDINAAFDETEEQRAEQQCDNEDMGPLILNAFDLIILSQGLNLGTIFDRGQDSVKYQTRFVTQKPAKVVLSSMEVVAQSMGFKTHIRNYKMRVEGVSANKTSYFSVIMEIFEVAPTFYMVDIQKAAGDTGEYLKFYKNFCSNLEDIIWKPAHEATKSRISKTKSKRR, from the exons atggtGCTGAGGAAAGTGGGGAAGTATGAGATTGGGAGGACGATTGGGGAGGGGACTTTTGCGAAGGTGAAATTCGCTCAGAACACAGAAACTGGAGAGAGCGTGGCCATGAAAGTGCTCGACCGCAGcaccatcatcaagcacaagATGGTCGACCAG ATCAAGAGGGAGATTTCCATTATGAAGCTTGTTAGACATCCTTATGTTGTTCGCCTGTACGAG GTTCTTGCGAGCCGTACTAAGATTTACATCATACTGGAGTTCATCACGGGTGGTGAATTGTTCGATAAAATT ATACACCATGGTCGTCTTAGTGAAGCTGAttctagaaaatattttcaacagCTTATTGATGGTGTAGATTATTGCCACAGTAAGGGAGTTTATCACAGAGATTTAAAG CCTGAAAATCTCTTACTTGATTCTCTGGGAAATATAAAGATTTCCGATTTTGGTTTGAGTGCATTGCCTGAACAG GGAGTGAGTATCCTTCGAACTACTTGTGGGACCCCAAACTATGTAGCTCCTGAG GTACTCAGTCATAAGGGTTACAACGGTGCTGTGGCAGATGTTTGGTCCTGTGGGGTTATCCTCTATGTCCTACTGGCCGGATATCTTCCCTTTGACGAGCTTGATCTAACCACCTTATATAGTAAG aTTGAGAGAGCAGAATTTTCATGCCCTCCATGGTTTCCTGTGGCAGCAAAAATCTTGATAAATAGAATTTTGGACCCAAATCCTGAAACC CGTATAACCATTGAACAGATAAGAAATGATGAATGGTTTCAGAGGAGCTATGTTCCTGTCAGTCTTCTTGAGTATGAAGATGTAAATCTTGATGATATAAATGCTGCTTTTGATGAAACTGAG GAACAGAGGGCTGAACAACAATGTGATAACGAGGACATGGGTCCCTTAATTCTTAATGCATTTGACTTGATAATTCTCTCTCAAGGTTTAAATCTTGGAACAATCTTTGATCGTGGACAG GACTCTGTAAAGTACCAAACCCGCTTTGTCACTCAAAAGCCAGCAAAGGTGGTTTTATCAAGTATGGAAGTCGTGGCACAATCAATGGGATTTAAAACACATATTCGCAACTACAAG ATGAGGGTAGAGGGTGTTTCAGCAAATAAAACATCCTATTTTTCGGTCATCATGGAA ATTTTTGAAGTGGCTCCCACATTTTACATGGTGGACATTCAGAAAGCAGCTGGAGATACTGGTGAATACCTCAAG TTTTATAAGAACTTTTGTAGCAATCTTGAGGATATAATCTGGAAACCCGCTCATGAAGCAACCAAATCAAGGATCTCCAAGACCAAAAGCAAAAGGCGATAG
- the LOC106762400 gene encoding CBL-interacting serine/threonine-protein kinase 8 isoform X2, whose protein sequence is MVLRKVGKYEIGRTIGEGTFAKVKFAQNTETGESVAMKVLDRSTIIKHKMVDQIKREISIMKLVRHPYVVRLYEVLASRTKIYIILEFITGGELFDKIIHHGRLSEADSRKYFQQLIDGVDYCHSKGVYHRDLKPENLLLDSLGNIKISDFGLSALPEQGVSILRTTCGTPNYVAPEVLSHKGYNGAVADVWSCGVILYVLLAGYLPFDELDLTTLYSKIERAEFSCPPWFPVAAKILINRILDPNPETRITIEQIRNDEWFQRSYVPVSLLEYEDVNLDDINAAFDETERAEQQCDNEDMGPLILNAFDLIILSQGLNLGTIFDRGQDSVKYQTRFVTQKPAKVVLSSMEVVAQSMGFKTHIRNYKMRVEGVSANKTSYFSVIMEIFEVAPTFYMVDIQKAAGDTGEYLKFYKNFCSNLEDIIWKPAHEATKSRISKTKSKRR, encoded by the exons atggtGCTGAGGAAAGTGGGGAAGTATGAGATTGGGAGGACGATTGGGGAGGGGACTTTTGCGAAGGTGAAATTCGCTCAGAACACAGAAACTGGAGAGAGCGTGGCCATGAAAGTGCTCGACCGCAGcaccatcatcaagcacaagATGGTCGACCAG ATCAAGAGGGAGATTTCCATTATGAAGCTTGTTAGACATCCTTATGTTGTTCGCCTGTACGAG GTTCTTGCGAGCCGTACTAAGATTTACATCATACTGGAGTTCATCACGGGTGGTGAATTGTTCGATAAAATT ATACACCATGGTCGTCTTAGTGAAGCTGAttctagaaaatattttcaacagCTTATTGATGGTGTAGATTATTGCCACAGTAAGGGAGTTTATCACAGAGATTTAAAG CCTGAAAATCTCTTACTTGATTCTCTGGGAAATATAAAGATTTCCGATTTTGGTTTGAGTGCATTGCCTGAACAG GGAGTGAGTATCCTTCGAACTACTTGTGGGACCCCAAACTATGTAGCTCCTGAG GTACTCAGTCATAAGGGTTACAACGGTGCTGTGGCAGATGTTTGGTCCTGTGGGGTTATCCTCTATGTCCTACTGGCCGGATATCTTCCCTTTGACGAGCTTGATCTAACCACCTTATATAGTAAG aTTGAGAGAGCAGAATTTTCATGCCCTCCATGGTTTCCTGTGGCAGCAAAAATCTTGATAAATAGAATTTTGGACCCAAATCCTGAAACC CGTATAACCATTGAACAGATAAGAAATGATGAATGGTTTCAGAGGAGCTATGTTCCTGTCAGTCTTCTTGAGTATGAAGATGTAAATCTTGATGATATAAATGCTGCTTTTGATGAAACTGAG AGGGCTGAACAACAATGTGATAACGAGGACATGGGTCCCTTAATTCTTAATGCATTTGACTTGATAATTCTCTCTCAAGGTTTAAATCTTGGAACAATCTTTGATCGTGGACAG GACTCTGTAAAGTACCAAACCCGCTTTGTCACTCAAAAGCCAGCAAAGGTGGTTTTATCAAGTATGGAAGTCGTGGCACAATCAATGGGATTTAAAACACATATTCGCAACTACAAG ATGAGGGTAGAGGGTGTTTCAGCAAATAAAACATCCTATTTTTCGGTCATCATGGAA ATTTTTGAAGTGGCTCCCACATTTTACATGGTGGACATTCAGAAAGCAGCTGGAGATACTGGTGAATACCTCAAG TTTTATAAGAACTTTTGTAGCAATCTTGAGGATATAATCTGGAAACCCGCTCATGAAGCAACCAAATCAAGGATCTCCAAGACCAAAAGCAAAAGGCGATAG
- the LOC106762848 gene encoding protein odr-4 homolog has translation MAKAVIGEETRLKLAEDRLSQSARPSEVGLLIGKFSSALGRAFIFDLVPTPLNDSGEPASALTEPEKKKGPKPKSKSEPADSSSLFIDKDWVAEHARQVSRMLVGGMKVVGLYVWVSDAAFKNSTIMLCQTVKGVADAAPVLEGDWDERLLLHICYSPRRWSCRNCSLSSNITSSSLRPCDFKMGKVLTSLQTYKCIYNFNIRLPILRDSGSKFQTLSDALRHVISVHAKELTGAKALIDGKLVVESESYSSDGVHEVELLLPFLSNRSIEACSQGDVVGLLSFSGLICSFAYLNSKEPISQAVTDIKGDIIKSLQSRLDIICDEVDADSGNNHDEGRNEISVEKPVPQLVLPTLRKGCNLPFPRRVFAPWLAGVYVCDYLQPSETVEVFKDHCMELLSMKVPMDVSTILEPEKEVLSFKTKSFFDLAMPSNSEIHLMENKSKDDGGGESSNSKSAKPGHINAVAACLILLLSVLIGFVLFFLKG, from the exons ATGGCGAAAGCAGTGATCGGAGAAGAAACCCGACTCAAATTGGCGGAGGATCGTCTCAGCCAATCCGCACGTCCATCGGAG GTGGGTCTTCTAATAGGCAAGTTCAGCTCCGCTTTGGGTCGCGCCTTCATCTTCGATTTGGTTCCCACCCCACTCAACGATTCCGGTGAGCCCGCCAGTGCCCTCACCGAGCCTGAAAAGAAGAAGGGTCCGAAGCCCAAATCCAAATCCGAGCCCGCCGATTCCTCTTCCCTGTTCATAGACAAGGACTGGGTCGCCGAACATGCACGCCAGGTTTCTAGAATGCTCGTCGGCGGCATGAAGGTCGTGGGCCTATACGTTTGGGTCAGCGATGCCGCGTTCAAGAATTCCACCATAATGCTTTGCCAA ACAGTGAAGGGTGTTGCTGACGCAGCCCCAGTTTTGGAGGGTGATTGGGATGAGAGACTGCTTCTTCATATTTGTTATAGTCCCAGAAG GTGGAGTTGTAGAAACTGTTCATTGTCTTCGAATATTACATCAAGTAGTTTGCGACCTTGTGATTTTAAAATGGGGAAGGTCTTAACTTCCCTACAGACgtacaagtgcatttacaactTCAACATTAG GTTACCCATTTTACGTGACAGTGGATCGAAGTTCCAGACATTGAGTGATGCTCTTCGTCATGTGATATCTGTTCATGCCAAAGAGCTTACAGGTGCAAAGGCCTTGATTGACGGTAAATTG gTTGTTGAGAGTGAGTCATATTCATCTGATGGTGTGCATGAAGTCGAATTGCTTCTACCATTTCTGAGCAATAGATCTATAGAAG CATGCAGCCAAGGAGATGTTGTTGGTCTTCTTTCATTTAGTGGTTTGATATGTTCTTTTGCATATCTAAATTCAAAAGAGCCAATTTCACAAGCCGTCACTGATATAAAG GGAGATATCATTAAGAGTCTGCAAAGTAGATTGGATATAATCTGTGATGAGGTAGATGCTGACTCTGGTAACAATCACGATGAAGGAAGAAATGAAATATCGGTTGAAAAGCCTGTTCCCCAACTAGTGTTACCGACATTGAG AAAAGGATGCAATCTTCCATTTCCTAGAAGAGTCTTTGCACCTTGGTTAGCAGGGGTGTATGTTTGTGATTATTTGCAGCCTTCTGAAACTGTCGAG GTTTTTAAGGACCATTGTATGGAGTTATTATCCATGAAAGTTCCAATGGATGTCTCTACAATTTTGGAGCCAGAAAAAGAAGTCCTATCTTTCAAAACTAAATCTTTCTTTGATCTGGCAATGCCCTCCAATTCAGAAATTCATCTCATGGAAAACAAGAGCAAAGATGATGGTGGAGGAGAGAGTTCAAATAGTAAAAGTGCGAAGCCTGGCCACATTAATGCTGTGGCCGCTTGTCTTATCCTTCTCTTATCTGTGTTAATTGGTTTTGTGCTGTTCTTTCTGAAGGGTTGA
- the LOC106762590 gene encoding phosphoglycerate mutase-like protein 1 isoform X2, translated as MDTAAGQILYPLHRCKTLHLVRHAQGFHNVEGEKNFEAYKSYDLFDASLTPLGWKQVENLRGHVKASGLSKTIELVIVSPLLRTMQTAVGVFGGEACTDETSVPPLMNAGVGDSDRQAISSLNAPPFIAVELCREHLGVHPCDKRRSITDYRHMFPAIDFSLIENDEDILWKPDIREKNEEVAARGLKFLEWLWTRKEKEIAVVTHSGFLFHSLSAFGNDCHPTVKSEICTHFANCELRSMVVVDKGMIGSDESSTNYSGKIPYGLDLPSDVADENHIGNGN; from the exons ATGGATACTGCTGCTGGTCAAATTCTTTACCCATTGCACCGCTGTAAAACTCTTCACCTG GTTAGACATGCCCAAGGATTTCACAATGTAGAAGGTGAGAAGAACTTTGAAGCGTACAAGTCTTATGATCTTTTTGATGCAAGCCTGACCCCTCTCGGCTGGAAACAG GTTGAAAATCTGAGAGGACATGTTAAGGCTAGCGGTCTTTCGAAAACAATTGAACTAGTTATAGTTTCTCCCTTGTTAAG GACCATGCAAACAGCAGTGGGAGTTTTTGGTGGTGAAGCATGTACCGATGAGACTAGTGTACCTCCATTAATGAATGCTGGTGTGGGAGACAGTGATCGGCAAGCAATTTCCAGTCTCAATGCTCCACCATTTATAGCAGTGGAGCTTTGCCGGGAACACTTG GGGGTGCATCCTTGTGATAAGAGAAGAAGCATCACTGACTACCGACATATGTTTCCAGCTATTGATTTTTCATTG ATAGAAAATGATGAAGACATTCTGTGGAAACCTGACATTagagagaagaatgaagaagttGCTGCCAGGGGACTTAAATTTTTGGAATG GCTGtggacaagaaaagaaaaggagatagCTGTTGTTACCCACAGCGGTTTTCTGTTTCACTCCTTGAGTGCTTTTGGAAATGATTGTCATCCAACAGTGAAGAGTGAAATCTGCACACA CTTTGCTAATTGTGAGCTACGTTCAATGGTTGTCGTTGATAAAGG TATGATTGGTTCAGATGAATCATCTACCAACTATTCTGGCAAAATTCCTTATGGCCTTGATCTTCCCAGTGATGTTGCTGACGAAAACCATATAGGGAACGGAAACTGA
- the LOC106762590 gene encoding phosphoglycerate mutase-like protein 1 isoform X1, which translates to MLITPNPILLNSSFVPGSISKRGCASPSSSPFLCSSYPSDMDTAAGQILYPLHRCKTLHLVRHAQGFHNVEGEKNFEAYKSYDLFDASLTPLGWKQVENLRGHVKASGLSKTIELVIVSPLLRTMQTAVGVFGGEACTDETSVPPLMNAGVGDSDRQAISSLNAPPFIAVELCREHLGVHPCDKRRSITDYRHMFPAIDFSLIENDEDILWKPDIREKNEEVAARGLKFLEWLWTRKEKEIAVVTHSGFLFHSLSAFGNDCHPTVKSEICTHFANCELRSMVVVDKGMIGSDESSTNYSGKIPYGLDLPSDVADENHIGNGN; encoded by the exons ATGCTCATCACTCCTAATCCTATTTTATTGAATTCCAGTTTTGTCCCCGGTTCCATTTCCAAGCGTGGTTGCGCATCTCCATCTTCTTCTCCATTCCTTTGCTCCTCTTATCCCTCAG ATATGGATACTGCTGCTGGTCAAATTCTTTACCCATTGCACCGCTGTAAAACTCTTCACCTG GTTAGACATGCCCAAGGATTTCACAATGTAGAAGGTGAGAAGAACTTTGAAGCGTACAAGTCTTATGATCTTTTTGATGCAAGCCTGACCCCTCTCGGCTGGAAACAG GTTGAAAATCTGAGAGGACATGTTAAGGCTAGCGGTCTTTCGAAAACAATTGAACTAGTTATAGTTTCTCCCTTGTTAAG GACCATGCAAACAGCAGTGGGAGTTTTTGGTGGTGAAGCATGTACCGATGAGACTAGTGTACCTCCATTAATGAATGCTGGTGTGGGAGACAGTGATCGGCAAGCAATTTCCAGTCTCAATGCTCCACCATTTATAGCAGTGGAGCTTTGCCGGGAACACTTG GGGGTGCATCCTTGTGATAAGAGAAGAAGCATCACTGACTACCGACATATGTTTCCAGCTATTGATTTTTCATTG ATAGAAAATGATGAAGACATTCTGTGGAAACCTGACATTagagagaagaatgaagaagttGCTGCCAGGGGACTTAAATTTTTGGAATG GCTGtggacaagaaaagaaaaggagatagCTGTTGTTACCCACAGCGGTTTTCTGTTTCACTCCTTGAGTGCTTTTGGAAATGATTGTCATCCAACAGTGAAGAGTGAAATCTGCACACA CTTTGCTAATTGTGAGCTACGTTCAATGGTTGTCGTTGATAAAGG TATGATTGGTTCAGATGAATCATCTACCAACTATTCTGGCAAAATTCCTTATGGCCTTGATCTTCCCAGTGATGTTGCTGACGAAAACCATATAGGGAACGGAAACTGA
- the LOC106762590 gene encoding phosphoglycerate mutase-like protein 1 isoform X3 — protein MQTAVGVFGGEACTDETSVPPLMNAGVGDSDRQAISSLNAPPFIAVELCREHLGVHPCDKRRSITDYRHMFPAIDFSLIENDEDILWKPDIREKNEEVAARGLKFLEWLWTRKEKEIAVVTHSGFLFHSLSAFGNDCHPTVKSEICTHFANCELRSMVVVDKGMIGSDESSTNYSGKIPYGLDLPSDVADENHIGNGN, from the exons ATGCAAACAGCAGTGGGAGTTTTTGGTGGTGAAGCATGTACCGATGAGACTAGTGTACCTCCATTAATGAATGCTGGTGTGGGAGACAGTGATCGGCAAGCAATTTCCAGTCTCAATGCTCCACCATTTATAGCAGTGGAGCTTTGCCGGGAACACTTG GGGGTGCATCCTTGTGATAAGAGAAGAAGCATCACTGACTACCGACATATGTTTCCAGCTATTGATTTTTCATTG ATAGAAAATGATGAAGACATTCTGTGGAAACCTGACATTagagagaagaatgaagaagttGCTGCCAGGGGACTTAAATTTTTGGAATG GCTGtggacaagaaaagaaaaggagatagCTGTTGTTACCCACAGCGGTTTTCTGTTTCACTCCTTGAGTGCTTTTGGAAATGATTGTCATCCAACAGTGAAGAGTGAAATCTGCACACA CTTTGCTAATTGTGAGCTACGTTCAATGGTTGTCGTTGATAAAGG TATGATTGGTTCAGATGAATCATCTACCAACTATTCTGGCAAAATTCCTTATGGCCTTGATCTTCCCAGTGATGTTGCTGACGAAAACCATATAGGGAACGGAAACTGA